Proteins from one Candidatus Caccoplasma merdavium genomic window:
- a CDS encoding glycogen debranching enzyme family protein produces MSYLKFDKNAMTNLVQSLPKEMLRTNRSGAYHCTTIVDCNTRKQHGLLVIPIPEMDDDNHVLLSSFDETVIQHGAPFNLGLHKYQGDCFSPNGHKYIREFTCETVPQTTYRVGGVIFSKEKVFISHENRILIRYTLLDAHSDTTLQFRPFLAFRNANALCMANDKLNGHFDVVENGISCCLYPGYPTLYMQFNKPVQFVSQPNWYKGIEYIKDQERGYDYKEDLYVPGYFELPIKKGEKIIFSAGTSEIKTRSLTSLYTKEMGVRTSRTSFYNCLKNSAQQFYYKRGKENYLLAGYPWFKVSARDMFVALPGCTLAVDDVEMFHSIMATAQKALRCWIEKGERDAVIKDIDKPDVLLWAIWALQQYAKMVSIEECRARYGEFIVDMVQAIERGKIANLFLQDNGLLYANGRDTAISWIDAVDASGRPITPRTGYLSEYNALWYNALLFTADQILVDPDKAAEADRLKNLAAKAAVAFKEMFLNDYGYLFDYVDANFADWSVRPNMLFALSLDYSPLDKSERKKALDVVTRELLTPKGIRTLSPKSHGYSPIYVGNEEQRAHAYFQGPSRPWLMGAYADAYLKLFGISGVSFLERMLIGYEEEMSNTCIGTISELFDGNPPYAGRGGISLAANVGEILRVLRMLKKYNHI; encoded by the coding sequence ATGAGTTATTTAAAGTTTGATAAGAATGCGATGACCAATCTGGTGCAGTCTCTGCCCAAAGAGATGTTGCGCACCAATCGGTCGGGGGCATACCATTGTACGACGATAGTCGACTGCAATACCCGCAAGCAACACGGTTTGCTGGTGATACCCATTCCCGAGATGGACGATGATAACCATGTGCTTCTTTCGTCGTTCGATGAGACCGTTATCCAGCATGGCGCCCCCTTCAATCTGGGATTGCACAAGTATCAAGGCGATTGTTTCAGTCCCAACGGTCACAAGTATATCCGCGAGTTTACTTGCGAGACCGTGCCGCAGACGACCTATCGCGTGGGCGGTGTCATCTTCTCCAAGGAGAAGGTTTTCATTTCGCACGAGAACCGTATCCTTATTCGTTACACCCTTCTCGATGCCCATTCCGACACGACGTTGCAGTTCCGCCCGTTCCTGGCATTCCGCAATGCCAACGCCCTCTGTATGGCCAACGACAAGCTCAATGGCCATTTCGATGTCGTGGAAAACGGTATCAGCTGCTGTCTCTATCCCGGCTACCCGACTCTCTATATGCAGTTCAACAAGCCGGTGCAATTTGTCTCGCAGCCCAACTGGTACAAAGGCATCGAGTATATCAAGGACCAGGAGCGCGGGTATGATTACAAAGAAGACCTGTATGTTCCCGGCTATTTTGAGCTCCCGATAAAGAAAGGCGAAAAAATCATTTTCTCGGCCGGAACGAGCGAGATAAAGACCCGTTCGCTCACTTCGCTCTACACCAAGGAAATGGGCGTACGCACGAGTCGGACCAGTTTCTATAACTGCCTCAAAAATTCAGCACAGCAATTCTATTACAAGCGGGGCAAGGAAAATTACCTCCTGGCCGGTTATCCTTGGTTCAAGGTCTCGGCGCGCGACATGTTTGTGGCTTTGCCCGGTTGTACCTTGGCCGTCGACGATGTCGAGATGTTCCATTCCATCATGGCCACGGCACAGAAAGCCCTGCGTTGCTGGATAGAGAAAGGCGAACGCGATGCGGTCATTAAAGACATCGATAAGCCCGATGTCCTCTTGTGGGCCATTTGGGCCTTGCAACAATATGCCAAGATGGTTTCGATAGAGGAGTGCCGGGCCCGTTATGGCGAGTTCATCGTCGACATGGTGCAGGCCATCGAGCGCGGCAAAATCGCCAACCTTTTCCTCCAAGACAACGGCCTGTTGTATGCCAACGGGCGTGATACCGCGATTTCCTGGATCGACGCTGTCGATGCCTCGGGTCGCCCCATCACCCCGCGCACCGGCTACCTGTCGGAGTATAACGCCTTGTGGTATAATGCCCTGCTCTTCACGGCCGACCAGATACTCGTCGACCCCGATAAAGCCGCCGAGGCCGACCGCTTGAAGAACCTGGCCGCCAAGGCGGCTGTGGCTTTCAAGGAGATGTTCCTCAACGACTACGGCTATCTGTTCGATTATGTCGATGCCAACTTCGCCGATTGGAGCGTGCGGCCCAACATGCTCTTCGCCCTCTCGCTCGACTATTCTCCTCTTGACAAGAGCGAGCGCAAGAAAGCCCTCGATGTCGTTACGCGGGAGTTGCTTACCCCCAAGGGCATACGCACCCTCAGTCCGAAGAGCCACGGCTATTCGCCCATCTATGTCGGCAATGAGGAACAGCGGGCTCATGCCTATTTCCAAGGACCGTCGCGTCCGTGGCTCATGGGCGCTTATGCCGACGCCTATCTCAAACTCTTTGGCATCAGCGGCGTTTCGTTCCTGGAACGTATGCTTATCGGGTATGAAGAGGAGATGTCGAATACCTGCATCGGTACGATTTCGGAACTTTTCGACGGCAATCCCCCCTATGCGGGACGAGGAGGCATCAGCCTGGCCGCCAATGTGGGCGAAATCCTGCGGGTATTGCGAATGCTGAAAAAATACAACCATATATAA
- a CDS encoding glycosyltransferase family 4 protein — MKALMFGWEFPPHILGGLGTASYGLTKGMAECGDMDITFVIPKPYGDEDKSFAHIVGAGNTPVAWRDVSWDYVAGRLGYCMNPQEYFDLRDHIYADFNYLHTNDLGCIEFSGRYPDNLLEEINNYSIVAGVIARTYPCDVIHSHDWLTYPAGIHAKQITGKPLVIHVHATDFDRSRGNVNPTVFAIEKDGMNWADHIITVSNLTRRTVIEKYGIDPSKVTTVHNAVEPLSPEIMAIQMPHNPKEKVVTFLGRITMQKGPEYFVEAAAQVLRKTNRVRFVMAGSGDMMNKMIRLAAQRNISDHFHFTGFLRGKQVYEMLKASDVYVMPSVSEPFGISPLEAMQVGVPSIISKQSGCAEILNHVIKIDYWDVYAMADAIYSIITYPAMYQQLKEEGKREVDEIKWIYAGKKVIDIYHKVMQR, encoded by the coding sequence ATGAAAGCACTCATGTTCGGTTGGGAATTCCCTCCGCATATTCTGGGAGGTTTAGGCACGGCGAGCTATGGCCTTACAAAAGGTATGGCCGAGTGCGGCGATATGGATATCACTTTTGTCATACCCAAACCATACGGTGATGAAGACAAAAGTTTTGCCCACATCGTCGGTGCCGGAAACACACCCGTCGCATGGCGCGATGTCTCGTGGGACTATGTCGCCGGGCGGCTTGGCTACTGCATGAACCCGCAAGAATATTTCGATTTGAGAGACCATATTTATGCCGACTTCAATTACTTGCACACCAATGATTTGGGTTGCATCGAGTTCTCGGGTCGTTATCCCGACAACCTGCTCGAAGAAATCAACAACTATTCGATTGTGGCCGGTGTGATTGCTCGCACCTATCCTTGCGATGTCATTCACTCGCACGACTGGCTGACCTATCCGGCCGGCATACATGCCAAGCAGATTACCGGTAAACCGCTGGTCATTCATGTGCATGCCACCGATTTCGACCGTAGCCGCGGCAATGTCAATCCCACGGTTTTCGCTATCGAGAAAGACGGCATGAACTGGGCCGACCACATCATTACCGTTAGTAACCTGACGCGGCGCACCGTCATCGAGAAATACGGCATCGACCCCTCCAAAGTGACGACCGTGCACAACGCCGTGGAGCCCCTCAGCCCCGAAATCATGGCCATACAGATGCCGCACAACCCCAAAGAGAAGGTGGTGACCTTCCTGGGCCGCATCACCATGCAGAAAGGTCCCGAGTATTTCGTCGAGGCCGCCGCGCAAGTCTTGCGCAAGACCAATCGGGTGCGCTTCGTCATGGCCGGTAGTGGCGACATGATGAACAAGATGATACGGCTGGCCGCCCAGCGCAACATCTCCGACCACTTCCATTTCACGGGCTTCCTGCGCGGGAAGCAGGTCTATGAGATGCTCAAAGCCAGTGACGTGTATGTCATGCCGTCGGTATCGGAGCCTTTCGGCATCTCCCCGCTCGAAGCCATGCAGGTAGGTGTGCCCTCGATTATTTCCAAGCAATCGGGTTGTGCCGAGATTCTCAATCACGTCATCAAAATCGACTATTGGGACGTGTATGCAATGGCCGATGCCATATATTCCATCATCACCTATCCCGCCATGTACCAGCAGCTCAAAGAAGAAGGCAAGCGCGAGGTCGATGAAATCAAATGGATATATGCCGGTAAAAAAGTCATCGACATCTACCACAAAGTCATGCAGCGATAA
- a CDS encoding polysaccharide deacetylase family protein, with amino-acid sequence MKTICFYFQIHQPFRLKRYRFFDIGNDHYYYDDYNNDEIITRIAHRSYLPANQTLLEMIKNSNGKFKVAFSISGVALEQLEIYVPEFIDSMKELARTGCVEFLSETYAHSLASLRDPEEFALQVKEHDDKIEELFGQRPKVFRNTELIYSDEIACMVADMGFKGCITEGAKHILGWKSPNYLYCSTAVPKLKLLLKNYKLSDDITFRFSNYEWNEYPLTADKYMGWINSLPETEQVVNLFMNYETLGELQPRESGIFEFMKALPYFAEQMGITFSTPTEVISKLKPVDSLSVSYPISWADEERDTSAWLGNLLQNEAFDKLYSVAERVRLCDDRRLKQDWLYLQTSDHFYYMCTKFLSDGAIHSHYSPYDSAYEAFTNYMNVLSDFIVRVQEQYPDTIENEELNSLITTIRNQAAEIEVLQKELKIAKEERAAKKAAAKQPAKPAARKTTAKKA; translated from the coding sequence ATGAAAACCATCTGTTTTTACTTTCAGATTCACCAGCCGTTCAGACTGAAACGTTATCGTTTCTTCGACATCGGTAACGACCACTATTACTACGACGATTACAACAATGACGAGATCATCACCCGCATTGCCCATCGTTCTTACCTGCCGGCCAATCAGACCTTGCTCGAAATGATAAAGAACTCCAACGGCAAGTTCAAGGTGGCATTTTCCATTTCGGGTGTCGCTCTCGAACAGCTCGAAATCTATGTCCCCGAATTTATCGACTCGATGAAGGAGTTGGCGCGTACCGGTTGTGTGGAGTTCCTCTCGGAGACCTATGCCCACTCGCTGGCTTCGCTGCGTGATCCCGAGGAATTTGCCTTGCAGGTGAAGGAGCACGACGACAAAATCGAGGAACTCTTCGGGCAACGTCCCAAGGTATTCCGCAATACCGAGTTGATTTACTCCGACGAGATTGCCTGCATGGTGGCCGACATGGGTTTCAAAGGCTGCATCACCGAAGGTGCCAAGCACATTCTCGGCTGGAAGAGCCCCAACTACCTCTACTGCTCGACCGCCGTTCCCAAGCTGAAACTTTTGCTCAAAAACTACAAGTTGAGCGATGATATTACTTTCCGCTTCTCCAACTACGAGTGGAACGAATATCCTCTCACGGCCGACAAATACATGGGTTGGATCAACTCCCTGCCCGAGACCGAGCAAGTGGTGAACCTCTTCATGAACTACGAGACCTTGGGTGAGTTGCAGCCCCGTGAAAGCGGCATTTTCGAGTTTATGAAAGCTCTGCCTTACTTCGCCGAGCAGATGGGTATTACCTTCTCGACCCCGACCGAAGTCATTTCCAAGCTCAAACCCGTCGATTCCCTCTCGGTGAGCTATCCCATCTCGTGGGCCGATGAAGAGCGCGATACCAGCGCCTGGTTGGGTAACCTGTTGCAAAACGAGGCGTTCGACAAGCTCTACTCCGTGGCCGAACGCGTGCGTCTCTGCGATGACCGTCGCCTCAAACAGGACTGGCTTTACTTGCAGACCAGCGACCACTTCTATTACATGTGTACCAAATTCCTCTCCGATGGTGCCATACACAGCCATTACAGCCCCTATGACTCGGCTTACGAGGCATTTACCAATTACATGAATGTGTTGAGCGACTTCATCGTGCGGGTACAGGAGCAATATCCCGATACCATTGAGAACGAAGAGCTCAACTCGCTGATTACGACCATTCGTAACCAGGCTGCCGAGATAGAGGTTTTGCAGAAGGAGTTGAAAATAGCCAAAGAGGAACGCGCTGCCAAGAAGGCAGCTGCCAAGCAACCGGCCAAACCCGCTGCCCGCAAGACGACAGCCAAGAAGGCATAA
- the proB gene encoding glutamate 5-kinase produces the protein MPRFKRITVKIGSNVLTRRDGTLDVTRISALVDQVADLRRRGIEVILVSSGAVASGRSELDIEHNKKLDAVSARQLFSAVGQAKLINRYYELFREHGIACGQVLTMKENFATRRHYLNQKHCMEVMLDNNVIPIVNENDTVSVTELMFTDNDELSGMIATMMGAEALIILSNIDGIYDGKPDDPDSRVITEIAADSRAELSQYIQVGKSSFGRGGMLTKCNIARKVAQEGIEVIIANGKRDNILTDLLCDGGPVLCTRFLPATKTTSSVKKWIAHSEGFAKGALHINAGAADRLLSHRAVSLLPIGVTAIEGDFEKDDIVRICAPDGSPIGVGRISCDSEKARTLIGKQGAKPFVHYDYLYLDREAQS, from the coding sequence ATGCCCCGTTTCAAGCGCATCACCGTAAAAATAGGCAGCAACGTGCTCACCCGACGAGACGGCACGCTCGACGTGACCCGCATCTCGGCGCTGGTCGACCAGGTCGCCGACCTGCGCCGCCGCGGCATCGAAGTCATTCTGGTCTCCTCGGGAGCCGTGGCTTCGGGTCGCAGTGAACTGGACATCGAGCACAACAAGAAACTCGATGCCGTGTCGGCACGCCAGCTCTTCTCGGCCGTAGGGCAAGCCAAACTCATCAACCGGTATTATGAGTTGTTCCGCGAACACGGCATTGCCTGCGGCCAAGTGCTCACCATGAAAGAGAACTTCGCCACCCGCCGCCATTACCTCAACCAGAAACACTGCATGGAGGTCATGCTCGACAACAACGTCATACCCATCGTCAACGAAAACGACACCGTGTCGGTTACCGAGCTCATGTTCACCGACAACGACGAACTCTCGGGCATGATTGCCACCATGATGGGTGCCGAGGCCCTTATCATTCTCAGCAACATCGACGGCATCTACGACGGGAAACCCGACGACCCCGACAGCCGGGTCATCACCGAGATTGCGGCCGACAGCCGCGCGGAGTTGTCCCAATACATACAAGTGGGGAAATCGTCGTTCGGCCGTGGCGGCATGCTCACCAAATGCAACATCGCCCGCAAAGTGGCCCAGGAAGGCATCGAGGTAATCATCGCCAACGGCAAGCGCGACAACATTCTCACCGACCTCCTGTGCGACGGAGGACCCGTGCTCTGCACCCGTTTCCTGCCGGCAACCAAAACGACGTCGAGCGTCAAGAAATGGATTGCCCACTCCGAAGGGTTTGCCAAAGGGGCGCTGCACATCAACGCCGGAGCCGCCGACCGGTTGCTCTCACACCGCGCCGTGAGCCTGTTGCCCATCGGTGTCACGGCCATAGAGGGGGACTTTGAGAAAGACGACATCGTGCGGATATGCGCGCCCGACGGGAGCCCCATCGGCGTAGGCCGCATCAGCTGCGACAGCGAGAAAGCCCGCACCCTCATCGGCAAGCAAGGTGCCAAGCCGTTTGTCCACTACGACTACCTCTACCTCGACCGAGAGGCACAGAGTTGA
- a CDS encoding AMP-binding protein: MLEKFLKQTKFSSQEDFIKNFHINVPENFNFGYDVVDEWARIAPDKKALCWTNEEDHHIDFTFADIKRESDKTASFFLSLGIKRGDMVMLILKRRYEFWFSIIALHKIGAVCIPATHLLTEKDIIYRCNAADIKMIVAVGEEPVIGHINRSVADSPSLQYRVSIGPTIPEGWLDFHAGIEAAAPFERPALANTNDDTSLLYFTSGTTGNPKMVAHDFTYPLGHIVTGSYWHNLNEESLHLTLADTGWGKAVWGKLYGQWIAGANVFVYDFGKFVPAHVLAMIEKYHITSFCAPPTVFRFLIREDISKYDISSLRYCTIAGEALNPKVYEEFYRITGIKLMEGFGQTETTLTIATYPWVEPKPGSMGIPNPQYDVDLLTSDGRWAEDGEQGQIVIRTDKGKPIGLFKEYYRDEAKTREAYHDNIYYTGDVAWRDEDGYYWFVGRADDVIKSSGYRIGPFEVESALMTHPAVVECAITGVPDEIRGQVVKATIVLSKEYKARAGEELIKEIQDHVKHVTAPYKYPRIVEFVDELPKTISGKIRRVEIREKSNH; encoded by the coding sequence ATGTTAGAGAAATTTCTGAAACAGACGAAATTTTCCTCGCAAGAAGATTTCATCAAAAACTTCCACATAAACGTACCCGAGAATTTCAACTTCGGATACGACGTCGTAGACGAATGGGCCCGCATCGCGCCCGACAAAAAAGCCCTTTGCTGGACCAACGAGGAAGACCACCACATCGACTTCACCTTTGCCGACATCAAGCGCGAAAGCGACAAGACCGCCTCGTTCTTCCTGTCGCTCGGCATCAAACGCGGCGACATGGTGATGCTCATACTCAAACGCCGCTATGAGTTCTGGTTCTCGATTATCGCACTGCACAAAATCGGAGCCGTGTGCATACCCGCCACCCACCTGCTCACCGAGAAAGACATCATCTACCGCTGCAACGCGGCCGACATAAAGATGATTGTCGCCGTAGGCGAAGAACCCGTCATCGGGCACATCAACCGCTCGGTCGCCGACTCCCCCTCGCTGCAATACCGCGTGTCGATAGGCCCCACCATACCCGAAGGCTGGCTCGATTTCCATGCCGGCATCGAAGCCGCCGCCCCCTTCGAGCGTCCCGCCCTGGCCAATACCAACGACGACACCTCGCTGCTCTATTTCACCTCGGGCACGACCGGCAACCCCAAAATGGTAGCCCACGACTTCACCTACCCGCTGGGACACATCGTCACCGGCTCATACTGGCACAACCTCAACGAAGAGAGCCTGCACCTCACCCTCGCCGACACCGGCTGGGGAAAAGCCGTTTGGGGCAAGCTCTACGGGCAATGGATTGCCGGTGCCAACGTCTTTGTCTATGACTTCGGGAAATTTGTGCCGGCACATGTGCTTGCCATGATAGAGAAATACCACATCACCTCGTTCTGCGCGCCGCCCACCGTGTTCCGGTTCCTCATACGCGAAGACATCTCCAAGTATGACATCTCCTCGCTGCGTTATTGCACCATAGCAGGAGAAGCCCTCAACCCCAAAGTCTACGAGGAGTTTTACCGCATCACGGGCATCAAGCTCATGGAAGGTTTCGGGCAGACCGAGACCACACTCACCATCGCCACCTATCCCTGGGTCGAACCCAAACCGGGCTCAATGGGCATACCCAACCCGCAATACGACGTCGACCTGCTCACCTCCGACGGCCGCTGGGCCGAAGACGGCGAACAGGGGCAAATCGTTATCCGCACCGACAAGGGCAAACCCATCGGGCTCTTCAAGGAGTACTACCGCGACGAGGCAAAGACCCGCGAAGCCTACCACGACAACATCTACTACACGGGCGATGTGGCTTGGCGCGATGAAGACGGATACTACTGGTTTGTGGGACGTGCCGACGACGTCATCAAGTCGTCGGGTTACCGCATCGGCCCGTTCGAGGTCGAGAGCGCCCTCATGACCCACCCCGCCGTCGTGGAATGTGCCATCACCGGCGTACCCGACGAAATACGCGGCCAGGTGGTAAAAGCCACCATCGTCCTCTCGAAAGAGTACAAGGCCCGTGCCGGCGAGGAACTCATCAAGGAGATACAAGACCATGTGAAACATGTGACGGCTCCCTATAAATATCCCCGTATCGTGGAATTTGTCGACGAACTGCCCAAGACCATCAGCGGGAAAATACGCCGGGTCGAGATACGCGAAAAATCGAACCACTAA
- a CDS encoding cupin domain-containing protein: MNEQIKQIASRLKGLREVLDLTTADVAAVCGIEPREYELMESGNIDIPVSILHQIGTHYEIDLTALMFGEEPRMNSYFLTRKGMGASVQRTKAYKYQSLAAGFMNRKADPFVVTVEPKDDATPIYLNTHPGQEFNYILEGRMTLQIGNKQLTLNEGDSIYFDANRPHGMKALDGKRVQFLAIIF; the protein is encoded by the coding sequence ATGAACGAACAAATCAAACAAATCGCTTCCCGACTGAAAGGGCTGCGCGAAGTACTCGATCTCACGACGGCCGATGTGGCCGCCGTGTGCGGTATCGAACCCCGGGAATATGAACTAATGGAATCGGGCAACATCGACATTCCCGTGAGCATCTTGCACCAAATCGGGACCCACTACGAGATAGACCTCACGGCACTGATGTTTGGCGAAGAACCCCGCATGAACAGCTACTTCCTCACCCGCAAGGGCATGGGCGCCAGCGTGCAGCGGACCAAAGCCTACAAATACCAGTCGCTCGCCGCCGGATTCATGAACCGCAAGGCCGACCCCTTCGTCGTCACCGTAGAACCCAAAGACGATGCGACCCCCATCTACCTCAACACGCACCCGGGACAGGAATTCAACTACATTCTCGAAGGCCGCATGACCCTGCAAATCGGCAACAAGCAACTCACGCTCAACGAAGGAGACAGCATCTACTTCGACGCCAACCGCCCCCACGGCATGAAAGCGCTCGACGGGAAACGGGTACAATTCCTTGCCATCATCTTTTAA
- a CDS encoding FHA domain-containing protein yields MKRVLCPRCDGHVTFDEQRCRAGESLFLVCPHCGKSFSLSYEEIVRQPDTADCGKIVVLENNCCERQEFPLALGDNVIGRRNKGTDVDIAIESSDADLERRHCIINVRRNKNGELVYTLRDCSARSGTYLRQDRLGKRDQVRLDSADVVSIGGTTFILHVPGGDEEE; encoded by the coding sequence ATGAAACGAGTCTTATGTCCCCGCTGCGACGGCCATGTGACTTTCGACGAGCAACGTTGCCGCGCCGGAGAGTCGCTCTTCCTGGTCTGTCCGCATTGTGGAAAAAGTTTTTCGCTCTCCTATGAAGAGATTGTCCGTCAGCCCGATACCGCCGATTGCGGCAAGATTGTCGTGCTCGAAAACAACTGTTGCGAGCGGCAGGAATTCCCGCTGGCCCTTGGCGACAACGTGATAGGCCGACGCAACAAGGGCACCGACGTGGATATTGCCATCGAGAGCAGCGATGCCGACCTCGAACGCCGCCATTGCATCATCAATGTCCGTCGCAACAAAAATGGCGAGTTGGTATATACCCTCCGCGACTGTTCTGCACGTTCGGGCACTTATTTGCGGCAAGACCGTTTGGGCAAACGCGACCAGGTGCGTCTCGACTCGGCCGATGTCGTTTCGATAGGAGGCACCACCTTTATCCTTCACGTTCCCGGAGGCGACGAGGAGGAGTAA
- a CDS encoding glucose-1-phosphate thymidylyltransferase, giving the protein MKNIVLFDTRDVHCACLPITFTRAVSDVRVGILTIKEKWQHYIPGDYTALTAEYLAVKYPALPDEALFIAGNLCPDAELLAAVTALTPGMALLDADARLLAFCGTCSDMQSARYARTLTYTGVPVRIAAAYDIFRENGRELEKDFRLLTAGRTSQPLPESCRLVGEPTFPDGTPRLFIEEGAKLECVIINVNNGPVYIGRDAEVMEGVCIRAPFAACTHATVNMNAKIYGATTLGPYCKVGGELSNVVMQAYSNKGHDGYLGNAVIGEWCNLGADTNCSNLKNNYAEIKLWDYVSHRFKPTGMQFCGLLMGDHSRSGINTMFNTATVVGVGANVYGPGFPCTVIDSFVQGGAEGFTSVPVAKVMEMAQRMMARRGKSLTDAERQVLQSLADNPYPAQK; this is encoded by the coding sequence ATGAAAAATATCGTCCTCTTCGATACCCGCGATGTGCATTGCGCCTGCTTGCCCATCACCTTCACCCGCGCGGTGAGCGACGTGAGGGTGGGTATTCTCACCATCAAGGAAAAATGGCAACATTACATTCCGGGAGACTACACGGCTCTCACGGCCGAATACTTGGCCGTGAAATATCCGGCACTCCCCGATGAGGCCCTCTTCATTGCCGGGAACCTCTGTCCCGATGCCGAACTGCTGGCCGCCGTGACGGCTCTGACGCCCGGTATGGCCCTGCTCGATGCCGATGCCCGCCTGTTGGCCTTCTGCGGGACATGCAGCGACATGCAATCGGCCCGTTACGCTCGCACGCTCACCTATACCGGTGTGCCCGTGCGCATCGCCGCGGCCTATGACATTTTCAGGGAGAACGGCCGGGAACTCGAAAAAGACTTCCGCCTTCTCACCGCCGGCCGCACTTCGCAACCGCTGCCCGAGTCGTGCCGTCTCGTGGGCGAACCGACTTTCCCCGACGGCACCCCACGACTCTTTATCGAAGAGGGAGCCAAGCTCGAATGCGTCATTATCAACGTCAACAACGGCCCGGTGTATATAGGCCGCGACGCCGAGGTGATGGAAGGCGTGTGCATACGCGCCCCGTTTGCCGCCTGCACCCATGCCACGGTGAACATGAATGCCAAAATCTACGGTGCCACCACCCTTGGTCCCTATTGCAAGGTGGGAGGAGAGTTGAGCAATGTCGTCATGCAAGCCTATTCCAACAAAGGCCACGACGGCTACCTGGGCAACGCCGTCATCGGCGAGTGGTGCAACCTCGGTGCCGACACCAACTGCTCCAACCTCAAAAACAACTATGCCGAAATCAAGCTTTGGGATTATGTCTCGCACCGCTTCAAACCCACCGGCATGCAGTTTTGCGGACTGCTCATGGGCGACCACTCCCGTTCGGGCATCAATACGATGTTCAACACCGCCACCGTTGTGGGGGTAGGCGCCAACGTCTACGGGCCGGGATTCCCCTGCACCGTCATCGACTCCTTTGTGCAGGGCGGAGCCGAAGGGTTCACCTCCGTTCCCGTGGCAAAGGTCATGGAGATGGCCCAGCGCATGATGGCCCGTCGCGGCAAGTCGCTCACCGACGCCGAGCGTCAGGTACTGCAATCGCTCGCCGACAATCCCTATCCCGCACAAAAATAA